One Nostoc punctiforme PCC 73102 DNA window includes the following coding sequences:
- a CDS encoding cyclase family protein: MIQPQGQNSITYTRVIHLSHVIDIDIPQWPGDPTVEFETVAELNNDGYYLRRLALGEHSATHINAPNSFHSYSMGIDQYPAQSLVVPAVVIDIRQATAVNSDYALTIADVVAWEEEYGEISQGCVVILNTGWQKKWFDKSAFLNHDAQGIAHFPGFGSDVTQFLLKERQIAGVGIDTHGVDPGQDNTFATNRLVLEKPRIVLENLTNLDQLPPKGTTLAIGILRLRGGSGSPVGVLALVP, translated from the coding sequence ATGATACAACCCCAAGGTCAAAATAGTATCACCTACACACGCGTTATTCATCTAAGTCACGTGATTGACATAGATATTCCCCAGTGGCCTGGAGATCCCACAGTAGAATTTGAAACTGTGGCTGAACTAAATAATGATGGCTATTACCTCCGACGTTTAGCCTTGGGGGAACATAGCGCTACCCATATCAACGCTCCTAACAGCTTTCATAGCTATAGTATGGGAATTGACCAATACCCCGCCCAATCTCTGGTTGTACCTGCGGTGGTCATAGATATTCGTCAAGCCACAGCCGTGAATTCTGATTATGCCCTGACTATTGCTGATGTTGTGGCTTGGGAAGAAGAATACGGCGAGATTTCTCAAGGGTGCGTAGTTATACTGAATACTGGTTGGCAAAAAAAGTGGTTTGATAAAAGTGCATTCCTAAATCATGATGCTCAAGGCATTGCTCATTTTCCAGGGTTTGGTAGCGATGTAACTCAATTCTTACTGAAGGAACGGCAAATTGCTGGGGTAGGGATTGATACTCATGGTGTAGACCCAGGACAGGATAACACTTTTGCTACTAATCGCCTGGTATTGGAAAAACCGCGTATTGTTTTAGAAAATCTCACCAATTTGGATCAGTTACCACCCAAAGGTACTACTCTAGCGATCGGGATTCTGCGGTTGCGTGGTGGTTCTGGTTCTCCTGTCGGTGTCTTGGCGTTAGTGCCTTAA
- a CDS encoding phosphate/phosphite/phosphonate ABC transporter substrate-binding protein → MHQQLFCKVVTNILGRKTAFFTSVLAIAIFGMACTPTRESSSATQPNTAQSPASTNSQAGEEQGTITMAVIPWQVSAEQEKKLQPLADYLSKALKRPFKFEITKDYTTAVDFLVTGKVDLAYLGPSSYIEAHLRDPKIEPLVSPINQETKRPWYTSVIIVSRNSRIKTLQDLKGKRFAFVSKLSTSGFVAPMAYFQQIGINPERDFAKVVFSGSHDKSKQALVNGEVDAIADDRRSYTEQVKEKKIDSTKYTIIWESVPLPSVPLAASSKVSVELKDALKKALIDAPVNLVDPSGSIGVGYTLVQDGDYDIVRELQKRVSSK, encoded by the coding sequence ATGCACCAGCAACTTTTTTGTAAAGTTGTAACCAATATTCTTGGTAGAAAGACTGCTTTTTTTACCTCAGTATTAGCGATCGCCATATTTGGCATGGCCTGTACTCCAACTCGTGAAAGTTCATCTGCAACTCAACCAAACACTGCTCAGTCGCCTGCTAGCACTAACAGTCAAGCTGGAGAAGAACAAGGAACCATTACAATGGCGGTGATTCCCTGGCAGGTTTCAGCCGAACAAGAAAAGAAACTCCAACCTTTGGCTGACTATTTGTCTAAGGCACTAAAACGACCCTTTAAATTTGAAATTACTAAGGACTACACAACAGCAGTTGATTTCTTAGTCACAGGAAAAGTTGATCTTGCCTACCTTGGGCCCAGTAGCTATATCGAAGCTCATCTTCGCGATCCGAAGATTGAGCCACTCGTTTCACCAATTAATCAAGAGACGAAACGACCTTGGTACACATCTGTAATTATTGTCAGCAGAAATAGTAGAATCAAAACTCTACAAGACTTAAAGGGCAAGCGATTTGCTTTTGTGAGTAAGTTATCGACTTCTGGATTTGTGGCACCAATGGCTTACTTTCAGCAAATTGGTATCAATCCAGAAAGAGACTTTGCGAAAGTGGTTTTCTCTGGTAGCCATGATAAATCAAAGCAAGCTTTAGTGAATGGGGAAGTAGATGCGATCGCGGATGATCGGCGTTCATATACTGAGCAAGTCAAAGAAAAGAAGATTGACTCAACAAAATACACAATTATCTGGGAATCTGTTCCACTTCCTAGCGTACCTCTTGCTGCTTCTAGTAAAGTTTCCGTCGAATTGAAAGATGCTTTGAAAAAAGCCCTAATTGACGCACCAGTGAATCTTGTAGACCCATCAGGCAGTATTGGAGTTGGCTATACTTTGGTGCAAGACGGAGATTACGACATCGTTAGAGAGTTGCAAAAGCGAGTTTCCAGCAAATGA
- a CDS encoding vWA domain-containing protein translates to MNTAERDLRLEMLNSLLTTPHRKLEQVAEIHQLIVELDPIFYGHLAVWYQRHGDVRDHKEVFVAHLLTSNLTEHRDAGFMMLQEFPPYQVARVVDFMKQQQNKLPRSARTAVRRYLKVRESNPALFDRAALRGRKAMKHLYASLHIKPNERANAILFGDTPPEGSLANVLKQLAKAENAAEQARLIVEFNIPYTIAIGAIKQLTPVVLVALINSMSPQEAINNLKSLQTRGAMDHPQVKKLIDSKLEAASKSGRVSAFKAQIATDAGDFDADTVAQLEKVTNEQVKRRGAIARPTALLVDKSGSMENAIAIGKQLAALISGITKAELFVYAFDTIPYAVTAKGKELTDWERAFQHINAGGGTSIGCALEAMRRKKQVVDQIILVTDEGENAAPYFGEVYKNYCRELAIMPNVVIVRVGTHYNWVESQLKQQQAPVDTFTFAGDYYSLPNIVPLLTRPSRLDLLMEILDMPLPVRTDK, encoded by the coding sequence ATGAATACCGCAGAACGTGACCTGCGTTTGGAAATGCTCAACAGTTTGCTCACAACTCCTCACCGCAAGCTTGAGCAAGTCGCAGAAATTCATCAGTTAATTGTGGAACTCGATCCCATATTCTACGGACATTTGGCAGTTTGGTATCAGCGTCATGGTGATGTCCGCGACCACAAGGAAGTATTTGTTGCTCATTTGTTAACTAGCAATTTGACTGAACACCGAGATGCTGGATTTATGATGCTGCAAGAGTTTCCACCCTATCAGGTAGCTCGTGTGGTGGACTTCATGAAGCAGCAGCAGAATAAACTGCCTCGTTCCGCCCGGACTGCGGTACGGCGTTACTTGAAAGTACGGGAGAGCAATCCGGCTCTGTTCGATCGCGCCGCTTTGCGAGGTCGTAAGGCTATGAAGCACTTATATGCTTCACTGCATATCAAGCCAAATGAACGGGCAAATGCGATTCTGTTTGGCGATACGCCTCCAGAGGGTTCTTTAGCAAATGTGCTGAAGCAGCTTGCGAAGGCTGAAAATGCCGCAGAGCAGGCACGGCTGATTGTGGAGTTCAACATTCCCTACACGATCGCAATTGGTGCGATCAAGCAACTTACACCAGTTGTATTGGTGGCGTTAATCAACAGCATGAGTCCTCAAGAAGCGATCAACAACCTCAAGTCTCTCCAGACTAGAGGTGCAATGGATCACCCACAAGTCAAGAAGTTGATTGATTCCAAACTAGAAGCAGCGTCTAAGAGTGGGCGTGTCTCAGCATTCAAAGCACAGATTGCCACAGACGCAGGAGATTTTGACGCAGACACCGTTGCCCAACTGGAAAAGGTGACAAATGAACAGGTGAAACGGCGTGGTGCGATCGCTCGTCCAACTGCTTTATTAGTAGACAAGTCTGGTTCAATGGAAAATGCGATCGCGATCGGTAAGCAACTCGCTGCCCTCATCTCTGGTATCACTAAGGCAGAACTGTTTGTCTACGCCTTCGACACCATTCCTTACGCTGTTACGGCAAAGGGCAAGGAGTTGACCGACTGGGAGCGTGCCTTCCAGCACATCAATGCAGGCGGTGGTACTAGCATCGGCTGTGCATTGGAAGCAATGCGGCGGAAAAAGCAGGTGGTTGACCAGATAATTTTGGTGACGGATGAGGGCGAAAATGCTGCTCCTTATTTCGGTGAAGTCTACAAGAACTACTGCCGGGAGTTGGCGATAATGCCCAATGTGGTGATTGTCCGTGTGGGTACTCATTACAACTGGGTGGAAAGTCAATTGAAGCAGCAGCAAGCACCTGTAGATACGTTCACTTTTGCAGGAGACTACTACAGTTTGCCGAACATCGTCCCACTCCTGACGCGCCCCTCTCGTCTAGATTTGCTGATGGAGATTTTGGATATGCCGTTGCCTGTGCGGACTGATAAGTGA
- a CDS encoding PAS domain S-box protein, producing MVQEEVIPQDEKVFCQQVDTSPLMIWMAGCNALYCYLNSNWLEFTGTHLTKGGPASARVEEISKIWACSVHPEDRQRCKNIYLKAFATYNSFQRQYRLRRSDGKYRWILDTAAPRFSADGSFAGYIGYCVDVTEVRPTLRENCSASTNSSRRLCKLTEQKQAAKLKKAQKQLQAETAKRQVVESQLRQKTSEFTAILQVLPDLYFRINADGSILDYKPGKIGNQYISTEDCQGKSLLECLPTAICDRFQQAITQVLETQSSVSFEYTLPLPQGNNNFEARLLPLPDQQIIVLVGDISDTVQTALIESDTKFRTIIENANNVIFALTLEGIFSYVSPNWTEIFGHEIAEVEGQSFIPFVHPDDVPICADYFQRIATTTEKQDAIEYRVKHKNGSWRWHTSNSSAIRDANGNIVNFVGICYDTTDRKQAEVALRECAQREALLNRLSNQIRASLDLNYIVETAVREIRDLFQIDRCAFFWYRQEAEVTHWEKVYEAKSSFLPCLVDEQEATSAEIELIAAKTLNREIIRINDVETVTDCTAQLFLRDFGFTAFMSLPVHTKSGEIGTFSCGSCGGFRPWLDNEVELLQAVTVQIAIAIDQAKLYTQSRIAAQTAQDKAQQLEAALLELQQTQTQLIQTEKMSSLGQLVAGIAHEINNPVNFIYGNISHAREYTKDLLHLVELYQQSYCPPTREIHQQIYNIDLDFLKQDLPKILDSMNMGAERIRQIVLSLRNFSRLDEDGTKAVDIHEGIDSTLLLLQNRLKAKLGCPEIQVIRDYGNLPPVVCHAGQMNQVFMNLLANAIDVLEESFVTCTERSRTTSWKQATRSVSQRSISHLSLVNNSKQRTNDQEQMTSPQIRIRTLIKEDRVIISFTDNGPGMTEEVRKRLFDPFFTTKSVGKGTGMGLSISYQIVVQKHGGQIQCISAPGEGAEFIIMIPLHEQPST from the coding sequence ATGGTTCAAGAGGAAGTAATACCACAGGATGAAAAAGTATTTTGCCAGCAGGTAGACACTTCTCCTTTGATGATTTGGATGGCTGGATGCAATGCACTTTATTGCTACTTAAATTCAAATTGGCTGGAATTTACTGGAACCCATCTAACAAAAGGCGGGCCTGCATCTGCTCGAGTAGAAGAGATAAGCAAGATCTGGGCTTGTAGCGTCCATCCAGAAGATAGACAACGATGTAAGAATATATACTTAAAAGCATTTGCAACGTATAATTCTTTCCAGAGGCAATATCGCCTGCGTCGGTCTGATGGCAAATATCGCTGGATTTTAGATACGGCTGCGCCACGATTTTCAGCAGATGGCAGCTTTGCGGGTTACATCGGTTATTGTGTGGATGTGACAGAAGTGCGACCTACCCTGAGAGAAAACTGCTCGGCATCTACAAATTCATCTCGTCGTCTTTGCAAATTAACAGAACAAAAACAGGCGGCAAAATTAAAAAAAGCACAAAAGCAACTACAAGCCGAAACTGCAAAACGCCAAGTAGTTGAATCACAGTTACGCCAAAAGACATCGGAATTTACAGCGATTTTGCAAGTGCTTCCTGATTTGTACTTTCGTATCAATGCTGATGGAAGTATTCTGGATTACAAACCAGGAAAGATTGGGAACCAATACATTTCAACAGAAGATTGTCAGGGCAAGAGTTTGCTAGAATGCCTACCGACTGCTATCTGCGATCGCTTCCAGCAAGCAATAACTCAAGTACTAGAAACTCAATCTTCAGTCAGTTTTGAATATACCTTACCGCTCCCACAAGGGAATAATAATTTTGAAGCTAGGTTATTACCATTACCAGACCAGCAAATCATAGTTCTTGTCGGTGACATCAGCGATACAGTACAAACAGCATTAATAGAAAGCGATACCAAATTTCGCACCATTATTGAAAATGCCAATAACGTTATTTTTGCCCTGACACTTGAGGGGATATTTTCTTACGTTTCTCCAAACTGGACTGAAATTTTTGGGCATGAGATTGCAGAGGTTGAAGGCCAATCTTTTATTCCCTTTGTGCATCCTGATGATGTGCCTATTTGTGCAGATTATTTCCAAAGAATTGCGACAACAACCGAAAAGCAAGACGCAATTGAATATCGGGTAAAACACAAAAATGGCAGTTGGCGATGGCATACAAGCAACTCATCTGCTATTAGAGATGCCAATGGTAATATTGTAAACTTCGTTGGTATTTGCTATGACACCACCGATCGCAAACAAGCAGAAGTTGCACTCAGAGAATGTGCCCAACGGGAAGCATTACTCAATCGTCTTTCTAACCAGATTCGAGCTTCGTTGGATCTCAATTATATTGTGGAAACCGCAGTGCGGGAGATCCGTGACTTATTCCAAATTGATCGCTGCGCCTTCTTTTGGTATCGGCAAGAGGCTGAAGTTACTCATTGGGAGAAAGTATACGAAGCGAAAAGTTCCTTTTTACCCTGTCTAGTTGACGAGCAAGAAGCAACTAGTGCAGAAATTGAACTCATCGCCGCCAAAACCTTGAATAGAGAAATTATCCGCATTAATGATGTTGAGACTGTAACCGATTGCACTGCACAGCTATTTTTGCGGGATTTTGGTTTCACTGCTTTTATGTCGCTACCTGTACACACCAAATCTGGCGAAATAGGCACATTTAGCTGTGGTTCTTGTGGTGGCTTCCGGCCTTGGCTAGACAACGAAGTAGAATTACTACAGGCAGTTACAGTGCAAATAGCGATCGCCATTGACCAAGCTAAACTCTACACCCAAAGTCGCATTGCTGCTCAAACTGCCCAAGACAAAGCCCAGCAATTAGAAGCAGCATTACTAGAACTTCAACAGACCCAAACGCAACTGATTCAAACCGAAAAAATGTCCAGTTTGGGACAATTGGTTGCAGGTATTGCCCACGAAATTAATAATCCCGTCAATTTTATCTACGGCAATATTAGCCACGCTCGTGAATATACTAAAGATTTATTGCACTTGGTAGAACTTTATCAACAGAGTTACTGCCCACCAACACGAGAGATTCACCAACAAATCTACAACATAGATTTAGACTTTCTCAAGCAAGATTTGCCTAAAATTCTGGATTCTATGAACATGGGAGCCGAACGCATTCGGCAGATAGTCTTATCTTTACGCAATTTTTCTCGCCTTGATGAAGACGGCACGAAAGCAGTAGATATTCATGAAGGTATTGATAGCACCTTACTGCTGTTGCAAAATCGTTTGAAAGCCAAACTAGGATGTCCCGAAATCCAAGTAATCCGAGACTATGGCAACCTACCACCAGTAGTCTGTCACGCAGGACAGATGAATCAGGTGTTTATGAATTTGTTAGCAAATGCGATCGATGTTTTAGAAGAGTCATTTGTCACTTGTACTGAGCGTAGCCGTACCACTTCGTGGAAGCAAGCTACGCGTAGCGTCTCGCAGAGAAGTATTAGTCACTTGTCATTAGTAAATAACTCTAAACAAAGGACAAATGACCAAGAACAAATGACTTCTCCCCAGATTCGCATTCGCACCCTTATCAAAGAAGACCGTGTAATCATTAGCTTTACCGACAATGGCCCAGGCATGACTGAAGAAGTACGCAAACGCTTATTTGACCCCTTCTTTACTACAAAATCCGTGGGTAAAGGCACGGGTATGGGTTTGTCAATTAGCTACCAAATTGTCGTCCAAAAACACGGCGGACAAATCCAGTGTATTTCAGCACCAGGAGAAGGCGCGGAGTTTATCATCATGATTCCACTACATGAGCAACCTTCAACATAA
- a CDS encoding aldehyde dehydrogenase family protein has translation MTTPLSCRNYINGQWLNAVGEATLESRNPADKTEIVATYPRSQVNDVDTAVASARKAYRSWRTVPAPARAEYIFRVGEILLQHKEELAQLISREMGKPLTEARGDVQEGIDCAFYSAGEGRRLFGQTTPSEMSNKFAMTVRMPIGVCALITPWNFPVAIPCWKAMPALVCGNTVILKPAEDTSACATKLIEIFQQAGLPPGVINLVHGVGEEAGKALVEHPNVDLVSFTGSSETGAFVGATCGRTHKRVCLEMGGKNAQIVMEDADLELALDGAVWGAFGTTGQRCTATSRLILHRDIKEKFTTMLYERTSKLRLGAGNDTDTDIGPIINEKQLQQVSKYLDIAREEGAKVLIGGEIASEGSLKNGYFFQPTILDRVTPDMRVAREEIFGPVVALIEVSSFEEAIAILNDSNYGLSSSVYTRDINRAFTAMRDIEAGITYINGPTIGAEVHLPFGGVKQTGNGHREAGTTALDVFTEWKSVYVDFSGSLQRAQIDNRS, from the coding sequence ATGACAACTCCGCTATCTTGCCGCAATTACATCAATGGTCAATGGTTGAATGCTGTAGGAGAAGCAACTTTAGAAAGTCGCAACCCTGCGGACAAAACCGAAATCGTTGCCACATACCCCCGTTCCCAAGTTAATGATGTAGATACAGCAGTAGCCTCTGCCCGTAAAGCCTACCGCAGTTGGCGCACAGTCCCGGCCCCAGCTAGGGCAGAATACATCTTTCGCGTCGGGGAAATATTACTCCAGCATAAAGAAGAACTTGCCCAGTTAATCAGTCGGGAAATGGGTAAACCTCTGACAGAAGCTAGGGGCGATGTGCAAGAAGGTATTGACTGTGCCTTTTACAGTGCTGGCGAAGGACGGCGACTATTCGGGCAAACTACACCATCGGAAATGTCTAATAAATTCGCCATGACTGTGCGAATGCCTATCGGAGTTTGTGCGTTAATTACTCCCTGGAATTTTCCTGTGGCAATTCCTTGCTGGAAAGCTATGCCAGCTTTGGTATGTGGCAATACAGTCATCCTTAAACCTGCCGAAGATACCTCCGCCTGTGCAACTAAATTGATTGAAATTTTCCAACAAGCAGGTTTGCCACCAGGAGTAATTAACTTGGTGCATGGTGTAGGAGAAGAAGCGGGGAAAGCTTTAGTTGAGCATCCCAATGTAGATTTGGTATCGTTTACTGGTTCTTCAGAAACGGGTGCTTTTGTTGGCGCTACTTGCGGACGCACTCACAAGCGTGTCTGTTTGGAAATGGGTGGTAAAAATGCCCAAATAGTGATGGAAGATGCAGATTTGGAACTTGCCTTAGATGGTGCAGTGTGGGGTGCTTTTGGAACAACTGGTCAACGGTGTACGGCTACCAGCCGCCTGATTTTGCATCGTGATATCAAAGAAAAATTTACCACCATGCTCTATGAGCGTACCAGTAAGTTGCGCTTGGGTGCTGGCAATGATACCGACACAGATATTGGCCCGATTATCAATGAAAAGCAACTTCAACAGGTAAGCAAGTATTTGGATATAGCCCGTGAGGAAGGAGCAAAGGTTTTAATTGGTGGGGAAATTGCCAGTGAAGGCTCATTGAAAAACGGTTACTTCTTTCAACCAACTATTTTGGATCGTGTAACTCCTGATATGCGCGTCGCGCGTGAAGAGATATTTGGGCCAGTAGTGGCATTAATTGAGGTTAGTTCCTTTGAGGAAGCGATCGCAATTCTCAACGATAGCAATTATGGTCTTTCTTCTTCAGTTTACACCCGCGACATCAACCGGGCTTTTACTGCTATGCGCGACATTGAGGCAGGTATCACCTATATTAATGGCCCTACTATCGGCGCAGAGGTACACTTGCCATTTGGTGGTGTAAAACAAACAGGTAACGGACACCGCGAAGCTGGAACTACTGCTTTGGATGTTTTCACAGAATGGAAAAGTGTTTATGTTGACTTCTCTGGAAGTTTACAACGCGCTCAGATAGATAACCGCAGTTAA